The Dioscorea cayenensis subsp. rotundata cultivar TDr96_F1 chromosome 19, TDr96_F1_v2_PseudoChromosome.rev07_lg8_w22 25.fasta, whole genome shotgun sequence genome includes a window with the following:
- the LOC120283478 gene encoding TLC domain-containing protein 4-B yields the protein MDGNFGPMERVVWPVSVVSGIIMCKMVYDITGWISTLYFKGYNVLSKAQQIEWNNRGFSTFHAILAAAVSFYLLVVSDLFKDNFLDVPMIARKSVVSDAMFGISIGYFLSDLAMILWLYPALGGKEYILHHGLSLYAIFLSLISGKAQAYILMVLFSEITTPFVNLRWYLDLAGQKNSMLYLYNGIALFFGWLAARIVLFIYFFVHVYLHFDQVKSIFPLGFYSLLTAPSLLTVMNLFWFWKIFKGMVKTLFRKRHIQ from the exons ATGGATGGGAACTTTGGGCCGATGGAGCGGGTGGTGTGGCCAGTTTCTGTTGTCTCGGGAATCATTATGTGCAAGatg GTGTATGATATTACAGGTTGGATCAGCACATTGTACTTTAAGGGATATAATGTGCTAAGCAAAGCACAACAAATAGAATGGAATAACCG GGGTTTCTCCACATTCCATGCTATCCTTGCTGCAGCTGTTTCTTTCTATTTGCTGGTTGTATCAGATTTGTTCAAGGACAATTTTCTTGACGTGCCTATGATAGCCAGAAAATCAGTGGTTTCTGATGCGATGTTTGGT ATCTCTATTGGTTACTTTCTCTCGGACTTGGCAATGATTCTGTGGCTTTATCCAGCTTTAGGGGGCAAGGAATAT ATCTTGCATCATGGTCTCTCCCTGTACGCGATCTTCCTCTCACTCATTAGTGGCAAAGCACAGGCTTACATACTCATGGTTTTGTTTTCTGAGATCACAACTCCATTTGTAAATCTAAGATG GTATTTGGATCTTGCCGGGCAAAAGAATTCTATGCTTTATCTTTACAATGGCATTGCCTTGTTTTTTGGGTGGTTG GCTGCGAGGATCGTTCTTTTCATATACTTCTTCGTACACGTGTATCTTCATTTTGACCAG GTGAAATCCATATTTCCTCTGGGGTTCTACAGTCTGTTGACAGCGCCTTCATTGTTGACAGTGATGAATTTGTTCTGGTTTTGGAAAATCTTTAAAGGCATGGTAAAGACTCTTTTTCGAAAAAGACACATACAATAA
- the LOC120250170 gene encoding calcium uniporter protein 6, mitochondrial-like, whose amino-acid sequence MWRSSTSFRLRTLLGAGAGAGNSISRRCTGHPTRLLSLPITPLYSSSSGPENFPGSGGGTAGEEENITFAEAKRLMRLVNVESLKQRLGMEVEEVIEYSDLLKACEGMGVARSPEEAANFAKVLDEAGVVLLFRDKVYLHPDKVVDLVRRAVPLALTPENDPRREELKKLQKKKEEIDTLAYRQVRRILWSGLGFFVVQIGLFFRLTFWEFSWDVMEPVAFFTTTSGLLVGYAYFLFTSRDPTYQDLMKRLFSSRQRKLYEKHNFNMERFMELQNHCKCPLDHTGLDAIHHD is encoded by the exons ATGTGGAGGTCCTCGACGTCCTTCCGGTTGAGAACTCTCCTCGGCGCCGGCGCCGGTGCCGGAAACTCCATTTCCCGGCGCTGCACGGGGCATCCGACCCGCCTCCTCTCTCTCCCCATCACGCCGCTCTATTCTTCCTCCTCTGGCCCCGAAAACTTCCCCGGCTCTGGAGGTGGCACGGCCGGGGAGGAGGAGAATATAACTTTCGCGGAGGCGAAGAGATTGATGCGGCTGGTGAACGTGGAGTCGCTTAAACAGAGGCTGGGGATGGAGGTTGAGGAGGTAATTGAGTACTCGGATCTCCTTAAGGCTTGTGAAGGTATGGGGGTGGCGAGGTCGCCTGAGGAGGCTGCAAACTTCGCCAAAGTCTTGGATGAAGCTGGCGTTGTGCTCTTGTTTCGGGACAAGGTGTATCTCCATCCCGATAAG GTTGTAGATCTTGTCAGAAGAGCTGTACCTCTAGCCTTGACACCTGAGAATGATCCAAGGAGAGAAGAGCTCAAGAAGctacaaaagaagaaagaagagattgATACGCTTGCATACAGGCAAGTTCGTCGAATTCTATGGTCAGGACTAGGCTTTTTTGTGGTTCAAATAGGTCTGTTCTTCCGGCttacattttgggagttctccTGGGACGTAATGGAACCTGTTGCATTCTTCACCACAACATCAGGCTTGCTTGTTGGATATGCCTACTTTCTTTTCACATCAAGAGATCCAACTTATCAGGACTTAATGAAGAGGCTTTTTTCGTCGAGACAAAGGAAATTGTATGAGAAGCACAATTTCAACATGGAGAGGTTCATGGAACTACAGAATCACTGCAAATGCCCCCTAGACCACACAGGACTGGATGCAATTCACCATGATTAG
- the LOC120250266 gene encoding pentatricopeptide repeat-containing protein At4g21190 isoform X1, with the protein MWRVVNSLRQTMALIQLTSKLNPVKDSWNSNFRLELDAGQISHFTTRYSDVHHRHSGYGGLLQDRMKNQLELKPMSSELDTEAVDQHSKSNAEPLPQQRIGRNVSSLDKRKFLVNTLLDLKDSKEAVYGTLDAWVAWEQEFPLAMIKRALLVLEKEEQWHRVVQVLKWMLSKGQGTTMGTYEQLIRALEKDGRPEEAHNIWVKKVSHDLHSVPWRVCDLMISIYYRNNMLERLVKLFKGLEEFDRKPPRKSIVRKVADAFEMLGLSEEKNRVLEKYSHLFNETSEGHFKKSRKALRKKDEQLSKKKQVESIEPSHNQPVDSGPSDTEIDVPV; encoded by the exons ATGTGGAGAGTGGTGAATTCTCTCCGACAAACCATGGCGCTTATCCAATTGACTTCTAAGTTGAATCCTGTGAAAGATTCATG GAATTCAAATTTTAGACTGGAG CTCGATGCTGGTCAGATTAGCCATTTTACCACAAGATATTCTGATGTTCATCATAGGCACTCGGGTTATGGTGGGCTTTTGCAAGATCGAATGAAAAACCAGCTTGAGTTAAAACCAATGTCATCAGAG CTGGATACTGAAGCAGTTGATCAGCATTCAAAAAGTAATGCAGAGCCACTACCACAACAAAGAATTGGACGAAATGTTTCATCACTggataaaagaaaatttcttgTTAACACG CTTTTAGACCTCAAGGATTCAAAAGAAGCGGTTTATGGTACTCTTGATGCTTGGGTAGCATGGGAACAAGAGTTTCCTTTGGCTATGATCAAGAGAGCATTGCTTGTTCTTGAAAAAGAGGAACAGTGGCACAGAGTTGTTCAG GTGTTAAAGTGGATGCTGAGCAAAGGCCAAGGAACTACAATGGGAACCTATGAGCAGCTAATACGTGCTTTAGAGAAAGATGGCCGGCCAGAAGAAGCACACAATATTTGGGTAAAGAAAGTCAGTCATGATCTACATTCAGTTCCTTGGCGGGTTTGTGATCTTATGATATCTATTTATTATCGGAATAATATGCTAGAGAGGCTCGTCAAG CTTTTCAAAGGTCTGGAAGAATTCGATCGTAAACCTCCACGCAAATCCATTGTACGGAAAGTAGCTGATGCATTTGAAATGCTGGGCTTGTCAGAAGAAAAGAATAGAGTTCTGGAAAAATATAGTCATTTATTTAATGAGACATCTGAAGGACATTTTAAGAAATCTCGAAAAGCATTAAGGAAGAAAGATGAGCAATTGT CTAAAAAGAAACAGGTTGAAAGTATAGAACCTTCACACAATCAGCCAGTAGATTCTGGTCCTTCGGACACAGAAATTGATGTTCCTGTGTGA
- the LOC120250266 gene encoding pentatricopeptide repeat-containing protein At4g21190 isoform X2 yields MLDAGQISHFTTRYSDVHHRHSGYGGLLQDRMKNQLELKPMSSELDTEAVDQHSKSNAEPLPQQRIGRNVSSLDKRKFLVNTLLDLKDSKEAVYGTLDAWVAWEQEFPLAMIKRALLVLEKEEQWHRVVQVLKWMLSKGQGTTMGTYEQLIRALEKDGRPEEAHNIWVKKVSHDLHSVPWRVCDLMISIYYRNNMLERLVKLFKGLEEFDRKPPRKSIVRKVADAFEMLGLSEEKNRVLEKYSHLFNETSEGHFKKSRKALRKKDEQLSKKKQVESIEPSHNQPVDSGPSDTEIDVPV; encoded by the exons ATG CTCGATGCTGGTCAGATTAGCCATTTTACCACAAGATATTCTGATGTTCATCATAGGCACTCGGGTTATGGTGGGCTTTTGCAAGATCGAATGAAAAACCAGCTTGAGTTAAAACCAATGTCATCAGAG CTGGATACTGAAGCAGTTGATCAGCATTCAAAAAGTAATGCAGAGCCACTACCACAACAAAGAATTGGACGAAATGTTTCATCACTggataaaagaaaatttcttgTTAACACG CTTTTAGACCTCAAGGATTCAAAAGAAGCGGTTTATGGTACTCTTGATGCTTGGGTAGCATGGGAACAAGAGTTTCCTTTGGCTATGATCAAGAGAGCATTGCTTGTTCTTGAAAAAGAGGAACAGTGGCACAGAGTTGTTCAG GTGTTAAAGTGGATGCTGAGCAAAGGCCAAGGAACTACAATGGGAACCTATGAGCAGCTAATACGTGCTTTAGAGAAAGATGGCCGGCCAGAAGAAGCACACAATATTTGGGTAAAGAAAGTCAGTCATGATCTACATTCAGTTCCTTGGCGGGTTTGTGATCTTATGATATCTATTTATTATCGGAATAATATGCTAGAGAGGCTCGTCAAG CTTTTCAAAGGTCTGGAAGAATTCGATCGTAAACCTCCACGCAAATCCATTGTACGGAAAGTAGCTGATGCATTTGAAATGCTGGGCTTGTCAGAAGAAAAGAATAGAGTTCTGGAAAAATATAGTCATTTATTTAATGAGACATCTGAAGGACATTTTAAGAAATCTCGAAAAGCATTAAGGAAGAAAGATGAGCAATTGT CTAAAAAGAAACAGGTTGAAAGTATAGAACCTTCACACAATCAGCCAGTAGATTCTGGTCCTTCGGACACAGAAATTGATGTTCCTGTGTGA